The nucleotide sequence caaatttcataaAGCATACGCATAAACACGATCTCACTTCTCATTCTTCTTGTCTTGCCACAAATCCAAGATCACACCCGAAGCAAGAACAGATCTCTATCGAgcaccgctctgataccaaatataaaacttatatgtGGCTAGATCTATATGTTAAAGTAAGAGACGCAAACTTTGTTAATGGGGTTCcgataacctacatccccgggaccaagtccagaatTCATTAACTAGAAAAATTGCATCATACAATTGTATCTGATGGGGCGACGCCACACACCTTGTCTGAACCCTAAGGCGCACACCTCTTCATGAAACCctctcttggtatttataacaattgcTCAAACCTAGAATTGACAACTTTCCTATTCTAAACcggtaaactaacatatttagataactcctaaatagaattaatcctaattccataactcggtaggattagtatagcttgcacctcaagctatcttcaagcttatgccaACACAAGGCATGATAGGAAGCTTGTTGTGTCTCACTGCTTATGTCTTTATccttgtttttatatgaatgtgCACTCATGTTGGGGGAGATGATGAAATGATGAtattggtgatgatggtgatgttgtagCTTATGTGGTTGAGACTTATGGAGCTTGAGTTGTCACATTCagataaaaagggggagaataaAAGCATGAAGACTTACGATGCTACAAGGTTGGTTTGTTGGACTCTGGAAAAGAGGTTCACGCATAGAAACCGTAACGGAGATCGAGTGATGTggctgtgtttgtgtttttagagaCTCTTTGATTAAAGAACAAGTTATTGTCATATTTATTAAGAAGAATTAAGCTTATCCTTTAATAGGAAAGTAGGTCATAGGAGATAtcctatatattgtattattggaTAAACATGTTGTTTGGCCGTTCAAGAAGAATTTTAGAGAACTAAGTGAATCAGATTTTAGGGCTCTTAGagattttggttagattaaaAATTAGTCAGTGACAAGTCGTGTTGACTGTGtataaatctgattaaacatatcttataagattgtttaagtgattcttaataagaaaagaagttcttttcAATATTGGCTGCATCTTCGTTTTTACAGAAGGATTGTAATTCTATGTGTTTTGGTTCGAATGACACTAAGTTAGAGGGTAGAGTGGTTTGTGATTTTGTAAAAAAGTCTCTAATTCgataatataaatatcaaattatgtTCTAAAGCATGTGGCCTTTGCTTTagtcttttttatttggtaTGGCTCGAGATTGGATTCTAGTATAATTTTTACTCTCTTCAGACCATGGAATGAAAAATCTAAACGTAAAAGTCAAGAATGAAAGTTACTGAAACTGCTGAAATGATGatatagaaaaaaactatagtattatTCATTATTTGTCATTCATGCTCTTTCATTTCCTCCTCTTTCACATCCACTGAATCAGTAACCTCAGCTCTATAAACATAAAACCTAACCACgaccaagaacaagacaaagtTAACCAGATTGAGTACCGCAAAGAACAGGTAATAATAATCCAACCTAGACTCGTTAAGATTATTCAAAATCCATCCTCTTCCTCGCTTCTTCGTTATCTCAGACACTGTCGATAACAGGAAACTGCTCATGAAGTTTCCGACTGCTAAACTTGTTGTCGAATACGATGTTCCAAGACTTTTCATGCTCTCGGGAGCTTGATCATAGAAAAATTCTAGCTTTGCAACTTCTAAAAATGAATCAGCTATACCCATTAGCACGAATTGAGGAAGCAAAACGAAGATAGTCAAAGGTAGTTTTACTCCGGTTTGGTGGATGAGACCATGATCAGCAGCGATTTTGAGTCTATACCTgtttcaaaaataccatataAAAAGGTGTAAGACACAAgaaatatttgatatgttttgtcTTAATGTTCTGTTCCTTAATTATTTACTTAGTTTAAGATGGAAGCTCTTTAATCTTAACAATACCTTTCAGTGACAGATGCAACGATCATGATGAGGATATGAAAGATAAGACCAATTCCCATTCGTTGAAGCAAAGTAATGCCTCTTGGATTTCCAGTGTATTTTCGGGTTAGCTTAACGAAGACTCGATCGTATATGACTATGGAAATGAGCATCGAGAGTGTGACGAAAGCGGAGAGACTAGCTGGTGGGATGCTGAAAGCTCCAGTGACCTTCCGGTCTAGAGTGGTTCCTTGTTTGACAAACAAAGTGTTTATTTGAGCGATCATCATGCTTGGGATGAAAGTTATGAACAAGACTGGTAACATTCTTagcatttgttttgtttcttcgacTTCTGTGGTTGTACATAGATTCCATTTATGATTTGTTCCTGTTTTGAGTGAAGCTCTGTCTAAAAATCTGCAACATAGTTACATGTTAAGTACTTTATGATATACTTAGCtataatagtaaattaaatttgagattgaactaaataaaaatacacatgCATTACCGTAAACTTGGGGTGGATTGGATGGGNNNNNNNNNNNNNNNNNNNNNNNNNNNNNNNNNNNNNNNNNNNNNNNNNNNNNNNNNNNNNNNNNNNNNNNNNNNNNNNNNNNNNNNNNNNNNNNNNNNNNNNNNNNNNNNNNNNNNNNNNNNNNNNNNNNNNNNNNNNNNNNNNNNNNNNNNNNNNNNNNNNNNNNNNNNNNNNNNNNNNNNNNNNNNNNNNNNNNNNNNNNNNNNNNNNNNNNNNNNNNNNNNNNNNNNNNNNNNNNNNNNNNNNNNNNNNNNNNNNNNNNNNNNNNNNNNNNNNNNNNNNNNNNNNNNNNNNNNNNNNNNNNNNNNNNNNNNNNNNNNNNNNNNNNNNNNNNNNNNNNNNNNNNNNNNNNNNNNNNNNNNNNNNNNNNNNNNNNNNNNNNNNNNNNNNNNNNNNNNNNNNNNNNNNNNNNNNNNNNNNNNNNNNNNNNNNNNNNNNNNNNNNNNNNNNNNNNNNNNNNNNNNNNNNNNNNNNNNNNNNNNNNNNNNNNNNNNNNNNNNNNNNNNNNNNNNNNNNNNNNNNNNNNNNNNNNNNNNNNNNNNNNNNNNNNNNNNNNNNNNNNNNNNNNNNNNNNNNNNNNNNNNNNNNNNNNNNNNNNNNNNNNNNNNNNNNNNNNNNNNNNNNNNNNNNNNNNNNNNNNNNNNNNNNNNNNNNNNNNNNNNNNNNNNNNNNNNNNNNNNNNNNNNNNNNNNNNNNNNNNNNNNNNNNNNNNNNNNNNNNNNNNNNNNNNNNNNNNNNNNNNNNNNNN is from Camelina sativa cultivar DH55 chromosome 20, Cs, whole genome shotgun sequence and encodes:
- the LOC104771862 gene encoding protein NRT1/ PTR FAMILY 5.2-like; protein product: MLRMLPVLFITFIPSMMIAQINTLFVKQGTTLDRKVTGAFSIPPASLSAFVTLSMLISIVIYDRVFVKLTRKYTGNPRGITLLQRMGIGLIFHILIMIVASVTERYRLKIAADHGLIHQTGVKLPLTIFVLLPQFVLMGIADSFLEVAKLEFFYDQAPESMKSLGTSYSTTSLAVGNFMSSFLLSTVSEITKKRGRGWILNNLNESRLDYYYLFFAVLNLVNFVLFLVVVRFYVYRAEVTDSVDVKEEEMKEHE